A part of Prevotella melaninogenica genomic DNA contains:
- the queG gene encoding tRNA epoxyqueuosine(34) reductase QueG, with amino-acid sequence MTSTNANSSNIHEEDFATVQSATIKSLAQDMGFFACGIAKAAPVDEAIAQKYRRWLENGEEASMAYMSNYLEKRLDPRLLVPGVRSIISLALNYAPAQQIPEGEYQIAAYALGQDYHDLMKQKMRELAIKITERWQLPSKENGEEPSIRCFCDTAPVLERYWAQKAGLGWIGRNHQLIIPHAGSMFFLGEIFLPYEADVYDEPMSNRCGNCHRCIDACPTQAIIPNEDFHAERCLSYQLIENRGELSDEAKNNMGNTIYGCDRCQTACPWNRFATPNTEPALQPKPELLSMSKEKWHNLTVEDYQRLFKGSAVKRVKYDGLKRNITVTKCKL; translated from the coding sequence ATGACATCAACAAACGCCAACAGCTCTAACATCCATGAGGAAGATTTTGCTACTGTTCAATCAGCAACGATCAAGTCCTTAGCTCAAGATATGGGGTTCTTTGCTTGTGGCATAGCGAAGGCAGCACCTGTTGATGAAGCGATAGCACAAAAATATCGAAGATGGTTGGAAAATGGAGAAGAGGCTTCCATGGCGTATATGTCAAATTATTTAGAAAAACGTCTTGATCCACGACTCCTTGTTCCTGGCGTACGAAGCATTATTTCACTTGCTCTTAACTATGCTCCTGCTCAACAAATACCTGAAGGTGAATACCAGATTGCAGCCTACGCACTCGGTCAAGATTACCATGACTTGATGAAACAAAAGATGAGGGAGTTGGCTATAAAGATAACAGAGCGATGGCAGCTTCCATCAAAAGAAAATGGAGAAGAACCATCAATACGCTGTTTCTGTGACACAGCTCCAGTACTTGAACGTTACTGGGCACAGAAAGCTGGACTTGGTTGGATTGGACGTAATCATCAACTTATTATCCCACATGCTGGTTCAATGTTCTTCTTGGGGGAGATATTCTTACCTTATGAAGCTGATGTTTATGATGAACCAATGTCGAATCGCTGTGGAAACTGTCATCGTTGTATAGATGCCTGCCCTACCCAAGCCATCATTCCGAATGAGGACTTCCATGCCGAACGCTGTCTATCCTATCAGTTAATTGAAAACCGAGGAGAATTGTCTGATGAAGCAAAAAACAATATGGGTAATACCATCTATGGTTGTGATCGATGCCAAACAGCTTGTCCATGGAACCGCTTTGCTACTCCCAACACTGAGCCTGCACTCCAACCTAAACCAGAACTTCTCAGCATGAGCAAGGAAAAGTGGCATAATCTCACCGTCGAAGATTATCAACGCCTTTTCAAAGGTTCAGCTGTGAAGCGTGTCAAATATGATGGACTAAAACGAAATATTACCGTAACAAAATGTAAATTGTAA
- a CDS encoding polysaccharide deacetylase family protein: protein MLIEQPARWLRIFYPHALWRMDKNEHSVYLTFDDGPIPEATPFILDTLDQFNAKAMFFMVADNVRKHPEIYEEVIRRGHKVGNHTYHHLGSFRHWTLTYAVDVTKADALLNSPYFRPPHGWLRHTVYWWVKQNYRVVMWDLVTRDYSKWLTAADVVNNIKKYSRNGSIITFHDSLKSIDKLRTALPESLQWLKDQGYEFKVFPDDPAETF from the coding sequence ATGCTAATAGAACAACCTGCACGCTGGTTACGTATCTTTTATCCACACGCTCTTTGGCGTATGGACAAGAACGAACATTCTGTCTATCTCACATTTGATGATGGACCAATACCTGAGGCAACACCTTTTATTCTTGACACACTTGACCAATTCAATGCAAAGGCCATGTTTTTCATGGTTGCTGATAATGTAAGAAAACATCCAGAGATATATGAGGAGGTTATTCGTCGTGGACACAAAGTAGGTAATCACACCTATCATCACCTTGGTTCTTTCAGACATTGGACATTGACCTATGCTGTAGATGTAACCAAAGCTGATGCACTACTCAATTCACCATACTTCCGTCCTCCACATGGATGGTTACGTCATACAGTTTATTGGTGGGTAAAACAGAATTATCGTGTTGTAATGTGGGATCTTGTAACACGTGATTATTCCAAATGGTTGACAGCAGCAGACGTGGTAAACAATATTAAGAAATACTCACGTAATGGCTCTATCATTACTTTTCATGATTCACTCAAGAGTATTGATAAGCTTCGCACTGCACTACCAGAGTCTTTGCAATGGCTTAAAGACCAAGGTTATGAATTCAAGGTTTTCCCTGATGACCCTGCAGAAACTTTTTAA
- the tnpB gene encoding IS66 family insertion sequence element accessory protein TnpB (TnpB, as the term is used for proteins encoded by IS66 family insertion elements, is considered an accessory protein, since TnpC, encoded by a neighboring gene, is a DDE family transposase.): MFALNETNVYRVCCSPVDMRQGMLRLCQFVRGNDFNPSDGCVYVFYNRSRNRIKLLHWERCGFVVYHKQMAQGCLSGKIMQQTKGFYELRWDELVLYIEGINPHCYRRKRYNKP; encoded by the coding sequence ATGTTTGCACTGAATGAAACAAATGTTTATCGGGTTTGTTGTTCTCCTGTGGATATGCGCCAGGGGATGCTTCGATTATGTCAATTCGTCCGTGGTAACGATTTTAATCCATCTGATGGTTGTGTTTATGTGTTCTATAATCGTTCTCGCAATCGTATCAAGCTGCTTCATTGGGAACGATGTGGTTTTGTCGTATACCACAAGCAGATGGCACAGGGTTGTTTAAGTGGTAAAATCATGCAGCAAACCAAGGGATTTTATGAACTTCGATGGGATGAATTGGTCCTTTATATAGAAGGTATAAATCCTCATTGTTATCGAAGAAAACGTTACAATAAACCTTAG
- the glyA gene encoding serine hydroxymethyltransferase: MRRDQEIFDLIEKEHKRQLKGMELIASENFVSDEVMQAMGSYLTNKYAEGYPGKRYYGGCQVVDQVETLAIERVKQLFGAEYANVQPHSGAQANQAVLLAVLKPGDTFMGLDLDQGGHLSHGSEVNTSGILYNHVGYTLNRETGRVDYDEMERLAREHKPKLIIGGGSAYSREWDYKRMRQIADEVGALLMVDMAHPAGLIAAGLLDNPVKYAHIVTTTTHKTLRGPRGGVIMMGKDFDNPWGLKTKKGDLKPMSMLINSAVFPGNQGGPLEHVIAAKAVGFGENLLPSWKEYAMQVKKNASVLAQALVEKGFSIVSGGTDNHSMLLDLRQKYPDLTGKVAENALVAADITANKNKVPYDERSAFQTSGLRLGTAAMTTRGCKEDMMLLCADLIDEVLSNPEDEQVIKRVREKVNETMKDYPLFAY; encoded by the coding sequence ATGAGAAGAGACCAAGAAATTTTTGACCTTATTGAGAAGGAACACAAGCGCCAGCTCAAAGGTATGGAGCTGATTGCATCAGAGAATTTCGTCAGTGACGAAGTAATGCAAGCCATGGGATCTTACCTAACTAATAAGTATGCAGAAGGTTATCCTGGCAAACGTTATTATGGTGGATGCCAAGTTGTTGACCAAGTTGAAACTCTCGCCATTGAGCGTGTAAAACAACTCTTTGGTGCTGAGTATGCCAATGTACAGCCACACTCTGGTGCACAGGCGAACCAAGCGGTATTGCTTGCTGTACTGAAACCGGGCGATACCTTTATGGGACTGGATCTTGATCAAGGTGGACATCTCTCTCATGGAAGTGAGGTGAATACATCTGGTATCCTTTATAATCATGTAGGATATACGCTGAATCGTGAGACTGGTCGTGTTGACTATGACGAAATGGAACGTCTTGCTCGTGAGCATAAGCCAAAACTCATCATTGGAGGTGGCTCTGCTTACAGCCGCGAGTGGGACTACAAGCGTATGCGTCAGATTGCTGATGAGGTAGGTGCTCTGCTAATGGTTGATATGGCTCACCCTGCTGGGCTTATTGCTGCTGGGCTGCTTGACAATCCTGTAAAATACGCTCATATTGTTACCACTACAACTCATAAGACTCTCCGTGGTCCTCGTGGTGGTGTTATTATGATGGGTAAAGACTTCGATAACCCATGGGGACTAAAAACCAAGAAAGGCGATTTAAAACCAATGTCAATGTTGATTAATTCAGCAGTATTCCCTGGTAATCAAGGTGGTCCATTAGAGCACGTTATTGCAGCTAAGGCTGTCGGCTTCGGTGAAAACCTCTTACCAAGTTGGAAGGAATATGCTATGCAGGTAAAGAAGAATGCATCTGTCCTTGCTCAGGCACTTGTTGAAAAAGGGTTTAGCATTGTCAGTGGTGGTACAGATAATCACTCTATGTTACTTGACTTGCGCCAGAAGTATCCAGATCTGACAGGTAAAGTAGCTGAAAATGCTCTCGTTGCAGCTGATATCACAGCCAATAAAAATAAGGTTCCATATGATGAGCGTTCAGCATTCCAGACCAGCGGTTTGCGTCTTGGTACTGCCGCAATGACAACACGTGGCTGTAAGGAAGACATGATGTTGCTCTGTGCTGACCTTATTGATGAGGTTTTATCAAACCCAGAGGACGAGCAGGTTATCAAGCGCGTACGTGAGAAAGTAAATGAGACTATGAAGGATTATCCTCTCTTTGCTTACTAA
- a CDS encoding ISAon1 family transposase N-terminal region protein, whose product MEEKYLYQLAEFVLPGDVLHYFSIVNIESNSSLLRIYLDEKMEKELSDDLHFESKGFMAAVEVTDFPIRDHKVILVLRRRRWVDIRTGKSFSLPLQIDITASGVRYSKEFGAFLKETYGDIPSDLPYT is encoded by the coding sequence ATGGAAGAAAAATACCTATATCAATTAGCCGAATTCGTTTTACCAGGCGATGTCTTACATTATTTCTCTATTGTTAATATAGAGTCTAATAGTTCTTTGTTACGCATTTATCTTGATGAGAAGATGGAGAAAGAACTTTCCGATGATCTTCATTTTGAATCTAAAGGTTTTATGGCTGCTGTCGAAGTGACAGACTTCCCGATTCGGGACCATAAGGTCATATTGGTTCTTCGTAGACGTCGATGGGTAGATATTCGTACGGGTAAGAGTTTCTCTCTTCCCTTGCAGATTGATATTACAGCCTCCGGGGTTCGTTATTCCAAAGAGTTCGGAGCTTTTTTAAAAGAAACGTATGGAGACATCCCCAGTGACCTGCCGTACACTTGA
- the tnpC gene encoding IS66 family transposase has translation MEKHGINIPTSTINSWVHSTANALYPLYKLQAKLILQSPYLQVDETSVQVADRKGKTRKGYLWGVRDALHCRGVFFHWKEGSRSGAVPDELFKGYHGAIQSDGYEAYSRFENVQGIELLGCMAHVRRKFEHLSTNDKNAAHIVKMIAVLYELEANLKHSNASYEEIQAERKSKAYPILKALEAYMKEVHKEYLPGEAMEKALRYAFSVWIRISRYVQDGHFNIDNNLMEQAIRPITLGRKNYLFCGNNEGAENNAIFYTFMACCREAKIEPNMWLRQVLAKPLLDMEDEELIKLLPINYK, from the coding sequence ATGGAAAAGCATGGCATCAACATCCCAACCTCTACCATAAACAGCTGGGTTCACAGCACAGCTAATGCTTTATATCCTCTATATAAACTCCAAGCGAAGTTGATTTTACAGAGTCCCTACTTGCAAGTTGATGAGACAAGCGTACAAGTTGCCGACCGTAAGGGTAAGACTCGCAAGGGTTATCTGTGGGGAGTAAGAGATGCGCTGCACTGCCGAGGGGTCTTCTTTCATTGGAAGGAAGGTTCACGATCGGGAGCCGTACCCGACGAACTCTTCAAGGGTTATCATGGTGCTATACAATCCGATGGGTATGAAGCTTACAGCAGATTTGAAAACGTTCAAGGCATAGAGCTCTTGGGATGTATGGCACATGTCCGGCGAAAGTTCGAGCATTTATCAACAAATGATAAGAATGCCGCCCATATCGTTAAGATGATCGCTGTACTCTACGAGTTAGAAGCAAACTTAAAACACAGTAACGCCAGCTACGAAGAGATTCAGGCTGAAAGAAAATCCAAAGCATATCCTATATTAAAGGCTCTTGAAGCATATATGAAGGAGGTACACAAGGAGTATCTCCCTGGCGAAGCTATGGAGAAAGCTCTGCGCTATGCCTTCTCCGTATGGATACGTATCAGCCGATACGTACAAGATGGGCATTTCAATATAGATAACAATCTTATGGAGCAAGCCATCAGACCCATTACGTTAGGAAGGAAGAACTATCTTTTCTGTGGCAACAACGAAGGAGCTGAAAACAATGCCATCTTCTATACGTTCATGGCATGTTGTAGGGAAGCAAAGATAGAACCTAACATGTGGTTAAGGCAGGTATTAGCAAAACCCTTGCTGGACATGGAGGATGAGGAATTGATTAAACTGCTACCCATAAACTATAAATAG
- a CDS encoding M64 family metallopeptidase, with protein sequence MRKIITLLFLTVVMTVAAQDFSHYFEDATLRLDYIFAGNAKHQTIAVDELSRIPRWYGKHERLSEVPVEGNGQVIVRDHHTQKVIYRNSFSTLFQEWLTYDEAKKPSQKSFENVFLVPFPKDSVDITVELRNNRREVTISMMHTVDPRDILIRRIGERAVTPYETLQKAADTTHCIHIAYIAEGYTEADMSNFIKDCQTASEALFAHEPFKSLRQRFNVVAVKSPSAESGTSEPSKGIWKNTALHSHFDTFYSDRYLTTLHLKELHDWLAGTPYEHIIVLVNTEKYGGGGILNSYNLSMVRNSYFKPVVVHEFGHSFAGLGDEYAYDKEQINMYPTDVEPWEPNLTTLVDFHGKWENLINKKTPVPTPQPADLDKPNARHDKWKVGAYEPAGYSQHGVYRAFPDCRMRTNMHPEFCPACTLGLTKLIKFYTGE encoded by the coding sequence ATGAGAAAAATTATCACTCTTCTGTTTTTAACTGTTGTGATGACAGTTGCAGCGCAAGATTTTAGTCATTATTTTGAGGATGCAACACTCCGACTTGATTATATCTTTGCTGGTAATGCTAAGCATCAGACGATTGCCGTAGATGAGTTATCGCGTATTCCACGCTGGTATGGTAAACATGAGCGTTTGTCGGAAGTCCCTGTTGAGGGGAATGGTCAGGTCATTGTTCGTGACCATCATACACAAAAGGTCATCTACCGCAACTCTTTCTCAACGCTTTTTCAAGAATGGTTGACATATGATGAAGCTAAGAAACCATCACAAAAATCATTTGAGAATGTTTTTCTTGTTCCATTCCCAAAAGATTCTGTTGACATTACGGTTGAACTGAGAAACAATCGTCGTGAAGTTACAATCTCAATGATGCATACTGTGGACCCACGTGATATTCTTATTCGTCGTATAGGGGAACGAGCCGTTACACCATACGAAACGTTGCAAAAGGCTGCTGATACAACACATTGCATCCACATTGCTTATATAGCAGAAGGTTACACGGAAGCCGATATGTCTAACTTCATTAAGGACTGTCAAACTGCAAGCGAAGCCCTCTTTGCTCACGAACCATTTAAGTCATTACGTCAACGGTTCAATGTTGTTGCAGTTAAGTCTCCGTCTGCTGAAAGTGGTACTTCTGAGCCTTCAAAAGGTATTTGGAAGAATACGGCCCTTCATTCACATTTTGACACTTTCTATAGTGACAGATATCTTACAACATTACACCTAAAGGAGCTGCATGACTGGTTGGCTGGTACGCCTTATGAGCATATTATTGTACTTGTAAATACAGAAAAGTATGGTGGTGGTGGTATCTTAAATTCGTATAATCTCTCGATGGTACGTAATTCTTATTTCAAGCCAGTTGTTGTTCATGAATTTGGGCATTCTTTTGCTGGACTGGGCGATGAATATGCATACGATAAAGAGCAAATTAATATGTACCCTACAGATGTAGAGCCTTGGGAACCTAATCTAACAACTTTGGTAGATTTCCATGGTAAGTGGGAGAATCTTATTAACAAAAAAACTCCTGTTCCAACTCCTCAGCCAGCAGACCTTGATAAGCCTAATGCTCGTCATGATAAATGGAAGGTTGGTGCTTATGAACCTGCGGGCTATTCACAACATGGTGTTTATCGTGCCTTCCCTGATTGCCGTATGCGTACCAATATGCATCCAGAGTTCTGTCCGGCATGTACTTTGGGACTTACAAAGCTTATTAAGTTCTATACAGGAGAGTAG
- a CDS encoding glycosyltransferase family 117 protein, which translates to MKQFRLVDNIVGWLAFFIAAFVYCSTIEPTASFWDCPEFITTGYKLEIGHPPGAPFFMLTANLFSHFASDPTEVARMVNTMSALLSATCIMFLFWTITHLSRRLIVRDGEAPSLAKTIAIEGAGLVGALIYTFSDTFWFSAVEGEVYAYSSAFTAVVFWLILKWEDNADRPHSDRWLVLITYMTGLSIGVHLLNLLCIPAIALVYYYKKVPDANLKGSLFALLLSVILVAAVLYGVVPGIITVGGWFELFFTNTLGMPFNTGTIIYIALLIASFIWGIYETYQNKSPRRQNIAFLAALGLIGIPFYGYGWAAFFTGLVVLALVYVLLQWQRPFNKDGKKQRVALVSSRIKNTALLCMLMLFIGYSSYAVIVIRSTANPPMDQNSPEDIFTLGSYLSRDQYGDRPLLYGQAYSSQPAVAEDGMHYKFDEGAPVYERKEKASKDEKDSYFIVRHKATQVFEQNMFFPRMYNPGSADQYEQWMGGITGHDVDGVKMPTQLENMKFFLSYQCNFMYWRYFMWNFAGRQNDIQGNGEPEHGNWITGISFIDNALYGDQNLLPDELKANKGHNVFYCLPLLLGLIGLFWQAWRGKRGIQQFWVVFFLFFMTGLAIVIYLNQTPSQPRERDYAYAGSFYAYAIWCGLGVLALYDWARKLKVAPVLSASAISLACLFVPIQMASQTWDDHDRSDRYACRDFGQNYLNSLQQKGNPIIFTNGDNDTFPLWYNQEVEGVRIDSRVCNLSYLQTDWYIDQMRRPAYNSPSVPISWPRLDYVSGTNEYVQVAPEFKQQIRDFYKQDPAAAKAQFGDDPFELKNILKYWVRSKNTENHIIPTDTIYMTIDKEAVRRSGMMRPGNSIPDRMAISLARKQALYKNDLMMLEMIANCNWTRPLYVAITVGAENFMNLGENFVQEGLVNRITPFSTEDKANTTGINMRNFDTEKTYDVMMKRFKWGGLNRPGLYIDETVARMCYTHRREMADLALHLITKGEKTKALKVLQKAEKEIPTYNVPISYMSGSGEMARAYALLGQKAKARQLYDALWKISLQYVNYYLSLNPRLFNMTQGSCKMNFQIMMNLVNENEQSDRTWANKHADQLNNLFTRFQSKGGALM; encoded by the coding sequence ATGAAACAATTCAGACTGGTGGACAACATCGTCGGATGGCTTGCATTTTTTATTGCAGCTTTCGTCTATTGTTCCACAATTGAACCGACAGCCAGCTTTTGGGACTGTCCCGAATTCATTACAACAGGGTATAAACTGGAGATTGGTCACCCTCCTGGGGCACCATTCTTTATGCTTACAGCCAATCTCTTCTCACATTTTGCGAGCGACCCAACAGAGGTAGCACGTATGGTCAACACCATGAGCGCATTGCTTTCGGCAACGTGTATCATGTTCCTTTTTTGGACCATCACCCACCTCTCACGTCGACTGATTGTGCGTGACGGTGAAGCTCCTTCACTTGCAAAAACTATAGCCATCGAAGGTGCAGGTCTGGTTGGTGCACTGATTTATACTTTCAGTGATACTTTCTGGTTCTCAGCAGTTGAGGGAGAGGTATATGCCTACTCTTCAGCCTTTACCGCTGTTGTGTTCTGGCTTATCTTGAAATGGGAAGATAATGCTGACAGACCTCATTCTGACCGTTGGTTGGTACTGATTACCTATATGACAGGTCTATCTATTGGTGTGCACCTTCTCAACCTCCTTTGTATTCCAGCCATTGCACTGGTTTACTATTATAAGAAGGTGCCTGATGCAAACCTAAAAGGTTCACTATTTGCTTTGCTCCTCTCAGTGATTCTCGTTGCGGCCGTTCTTTATGGTGTTGTTCCAGGTATTATTACTGTAGGTGGATGGTTTGAGTTGTTCTTTACGAATACACTTGGCATGCCATTCAATACTGGTACTATTATTTATATTGCCTTACTCATTGCTTCCTTCATTTGGGGTATTTATGAGACATATCAGAACAAGAGTCCACGCCGTCAGAATATAGCATTCTTGGCTGCATTGGGACTGATTGGTATTCCATTCTATGGCTATGGCTGGGCAGCATTCTTTACTGGACTTGTCGTACTTGCACTCGTTTACGTACTGCTTCAGTGGCAGCGTCCATTCAACAAAGATGGTAAGAAGCAGCGTGTTGCACTTGTATCTTCACGCATTAAGAACACAGCTTTACTTTGTATGCTGATGTTGTTTATCGGCTACTCTTCATATGCTGTAATCGTTATACGCTCAACAGCCAATCCACCAATGGATCAGAACTCACCAGAGGATATCTTTACTTTGGGTAGTTATCTGAGTCGTGACCAGTATGGTGATCGTCCATTACTCTACGGTCAGGCATACTCAAGTCAGCCAGCAGTTGCAGAAGATGGTATGCACTATAAGTTTGATGAGGGGGCACCAGTTTATGAGCGTAAGGAAAAAGCATCTAAGGATGAGAAGGACTCTTACTTCATTGTACGTCATAAGGCTACACAGGTGTTTGAGCAGAATATGTTTTTCCCACGTATGTACAACCCAGGTTCTGCAGATCAATACGAACAGTGGATGGGCGGTATTACTGGTCATGATGTTGATGGCGTAAAGATGCCTACACAATTGGAGAACATGAAGTTCTTCCTTTCTTACCAATGTAACTTCATGTACTGGCGTTACTTTATGTGGAACTTTGCTGGTCGACAGAACGACATACAAGGCAATGGTGAGCCAGAGCATGGTAATTGGATTACTGGTATCTCATTCATTGATAACGCACTCTATGGCGATCAAAACTTGTTACCAGATGAGTTAAAAGCAAATAAAGGACACAATGTCTTCTACTGTCTACCTTTATTGCTCGGTCTAATAGGTCTTTTCTGGCAGGCATGGCGTGGAAAGCGTGGTATACAGCAGTTTTGGGTTGTATTCTTCTTATTCTTTATGACTGGTCTTGCTATCGTTATCTATCTGAACCAAACCCCAAGTCAGCCACGTGAGCGTGACTATGCTTATGCTGGCTCATTCTACGCATACGCAATATGGTGTGGTTTGGGTGTATTGGCACTCTATGACTGGGCACGTAAGTTAAAGGTTGCACCCGTACTTTCAGCCTCTGCCATTTCACTTGCCTGTCTGTTTGTTCCTATTCAGATGGCATCTCAGACATGGGACGACCACGATCGTTCAGACCGATATGCATGTCGTGATTTCGGTCAGAATTACCTTAATTCATTGCAGCAGAAGGGTAATCCAATTATCTTCACAAATGGTGATAATGACACTTTCCCACTTTGGTACAACCAAGAGGTTGAAGGAGTACGCATAGATTCACGTGTCTGCAACCTTTCTTATCTGCAGACAGACTGGTATATCGACCAGATGCGTCGTCCTGCATACAACTCACCAAGTGTACCTATTTCGTGGCCACGCCTTGACTATGTAAGTGGTACAAATGAATATGTACAAGTTGCACCAGAGTTTAAGCAGCAGATTCGAGACTTCTATAAGCAAGACCCAGCTGCAGCAAAGGCACAGTTTGGTGACGACCCATTTGAATTGAAGAATATTCTCAAGTATTGGGTACGCTCAAAGAATACAGAAAATCATATTATTCCTACTGATACCATCTACATGACAATCGACAAGGAGGCCGTTCGTCGTAGTGGTATGATGCGTCCTGGTAATTCTATTCCAGATCGTATGGCTATCTCATTGGCAAGAAAGCAGGCATTGTACAAGAACGACTTGATGATGCTTGAAATGATTGCTAATTGTAATTGGACTCGACCTCTGTATGTAGCAATCACTGTTGGTGCGGAGAACTTTATGAACTTAGGAGAGAATTTTGTTCAAGAGGGTCTTGTAAATCGTATCACTCCATTCTCAACAGAGGATAAAGCAAATACGACTGGTATCAACATGCGTAACTTCGACACAGAGAAGACATACGATGTAATGATGAAGCGCTTTAAGTGGGGCGGTCTTAACCGACCAGGACTCTATATTGATGAAACTGTAGCTCGTATGTGTTATACGCATCGTCGTGAGATGGCTGACCTTGCACTCCACCTTATTACAAAGGGAGAAAAAACTAAGGCGTTGAAGGTTTTGCAGAAGGCTGAGAAGGAAATACCAACCTATAATGTTCCAATTAGCTACATGAGCGGTTCTGGTGAGATGGCACGTGCATACGCATTGCTGGGACAGAAAGCAAAGGCACGTCAGTTATATGATGCGTTGTGGAAGATTTCACTTCAGTATGTTAACTACTATCTGAGTCTTAATCCTCGTCTCTTCAATATGACCCAAGGATCATGCAAAATGAATTTCCAGATAATGATGAATCTTGTTAATGAGAACGAACAAAGTGATCGTACATGGGCGAATAAACATGCAGATCAGTTGAACAATCTCTTTACAAGGTTTCAAAGCAAAGGTGGCGCATTGATGTAG
- a CDS encoding ISAon1 family transposase, which produces METSPVTCRTLEEFYHINGHSFEKQYKETLSGYRSWEQLPHAQKWLLFEDNIGKNLAIDETSLSNGELYTIVTNRDKHGRERCLVAIVAGTKSLDVCKVLDKIDEKKREEVEEVTLDLSDSMRKIVRHCFPKAKRVVDRFHIQKLASDAVQQMRIEHRWSALQQANDEKENAKLENRPYQPVTFENGDTRSELLVRSRYLLFKSSEKWTDEQKLRAKILFREYPDIKKAYGLSHSLRMIFAKNTIKDAARLSLAKWYNKVEEAGFHSFNVIAATFYEHYDDILNFYINRSTNAAAESFNAKIKLFRANLRGVVDKSFFLFRLAKLYAYPH; this is translated from the coding sequence ATGGAGACATCCCCAGTGACCTGCCGTACACTTGAGGAATTCTATCATATCAATGGACATAGTTTTGAGAAACAATATAAGGAAACATTAAGCGGTTACAGGTCCTGGGAGCAGTTGCCTCATGCACAGAAGTGGCTTCTCTTTGAGGATAATATTGGCAAAAACTTAGCTATAGACGAGACATCCTTGTCCAATGGTGAACTCTATACGATTGTGACTAATAGGGATAAACATGGCAGGGAAAGATGTCTTGTAGCAATTGTTGCAGGAACCAAGTCTTTGGATGTCTGCAAAGTGTTGGATAAGATAGATGAAAAGAAGCGGGAAGAAGTAGAAGAGGTCACCTTGGACTTATCCGATAGTATGCGTAAGATAGTAAGACATTGTTTTCCCAAAGCTAAACGAGTTGTTGATCGCTTTCATATACAGAAACTTGCAAGTGATGCCGTGCAACAGATGAGAATAGAGCACCGCTGGTCTGCCTTACAGCAAGCAAATGACGAGAAAGAGAATGCAAAGTTAGAAAACAGACCCTATCAACCTGTGACTTTTGAGAATGGAGATACACGTAGTGAACTGCTGGTAAGAAGCAGGTATCTGTTATTTAAATCATCAGAGAAATGGACTGATGAGCAGAAGCTAAGAGCCAAGATACTATTTAGAGAATATCCTGACATTAAGAAGGCTTACGGCTTATCACATTCGCTAAGAATGATTTTTGCTAAGAATACTATCAAAGATGCAGCCAGACTATCATTGGCAAAATGGTATAATAAGGTTGAAGAAGCAGGCTTTCATTCCTTTAATGTCATTGCCGCAACTTTCTACGAGCATTACGATGACATACTTAACTTTTATATTAACAGGTCTACAAACGCTGCAGCTGAATCCTTCAATGCGAAAATAAAACTATTTAGGGCTAACTTAAGAGGGGTTGTAGATAAAAGTTTCTTTCTTTTTAGACTTGCTAAACTATATGCGTATCCACACTGA
- a CDS encoding cupin domain-containing protein: protein MIDYAEGGVVSKELVHSNAGSVTLFSFDAGQGLSEHTAPFDAFIQVVDGKMELTVENIKHVISAGESFIIPSGAPHSVNAPERFKMIITMIRG from the coding sequence GTGATTGACTATGCAGAAGGTGGTGTAGTAAGTAAGGAATTGGTACACAGCAATGCAGGAAGTGTTACCTTATTCAGTTTTGATGCTGGTCAGGGACTCTCAGAACACACCGCACCATTCGATGCCTTCATTCAAGTTGTAGATGGAAAGATGGAACTGACAGTTGAGAATATAAAACATGTCATAAGTGCCGGCGAGAGCTTCATCATCCCGAGTGGAGCACCTCATTCTGTAAATGCACCAGAAAGATTCAAGATGATAATAACAATGATTAGGGGGTAA